From a region of the Agrobacterium tumefaciens genome:
- a CDS encoding aldo/keto reductase: protein MKKRILGNNLSVSALGLGCMGMTHAYSPAGDENSAIATLHRAVELGVTFFDTAEVYGPYNNEILVGKGLKPYRDQVVIATKFGFKIDATKPAGQMMVGTDSRPENVRAVAEASLKRLGVDVIDLFYQHRVDPNVPIEDTVGAMAELVREGKVKHLGLSEASAETLRKAHSVHPIAAIQSEYSLWTRDVEENGVLDTCRELGIGFVPFSPLGRGVLTGALKKLDGLSDNDFRRSLPRFQAENFDANLALVSLLEEMAAEKGVTAGQLALAWVMAQGDFIVPIPGTTKIANLETNVAAADITLTNDESRKLGELLSPSRVAGGRYPEQLSKMTSR from the coding sequence ATGAAAAAAAGAATTCTTGGAAACAACCTCTCCGTATCGGCACTTGGCCTCGGCTGCATGGGCATGACCCATGCCTACAGCCCGGCTGGCGATGAGAACAGCGCCATTGCCACGCTGCACCGTGCCGTCGAACTCGGGGTTACCTTTTTCGACACCGCCGAAGTTTACGGCCCCTATAACAACGAGATCCTTGTCGGCAAGGGCTTGAAGCCCTACCGCGATCAGGTTGTCATCGCTACCAAGTTCGGCTTCAAGATCGATGCCACCAAACCTGCAGGGCAGATGATGGTGGGTACCGACAGTCGCCCCGAGAACGTGCGCGCTGTTGCGGAAGCATCGCTCAAGCGCCTTGGCGTTGATGTCATCGACCTCTTCTACCAGCATCGCGTCGATCCGAACGTCCCGATCGAGGATACGGTGGGCGCCATGGCAGAACTCGTTCGTGAGGGGAAGGTCAAACATCTCGGCCTTTCGGAAGCAAGCGCCGAAACGCTTCGCAAAGCACACTCAGTTCACCCGATCGCCGCGATCCAGAGCGAATACTCGTTGTGGACCCGCGATGTGGAGGAAAACGGCGTGCTGGATACCTGCCGCGAACTGGGCATCGGTTTTGTGCCGTTCAGCCCTTTGGGTCGGGGCGTCCTGACCGGCGCACTGAAGAAACTCGACGGGCTGTCGGATAATGATTTCCGTCGCTCCCTGCCGCGCTTCCAGGCGGAGAATTTCGATGCAAATCTGGCGCTCGTTTCGCTGCTGGAAGAAATGGCTGCCGAAAAAGGTGTGACTGCCGGTCAACTGGCGCTCGCCTGGGTCATGGCGCAGGGCGATTTCATCGTGCCGATCCCCGGCACCACCAAGATCGCCAATCTGGAAACCAACGTCGCTGCCGCAGATATCACGCTGACGAATGACGAAAGCCGCAAACTCGGTGAGCTTCTCTCGCCATCCAGGGTGGCCGGTGGACGATATCCGGAACAACTTTCCAAGATGACAAGCCGATAA
- a CDS encoding LysR family transcriptional regulator → MNRIQLSQLAVLAAVAEGRSFRKAAAELGIAPSAVSHAVSTLEESLGLRLLHRTTRSVSPTEEGRRLLETLAPALADIDAVIDTLAEHGGRPAGPLRVTLPRLAAEDLLMPRISEFLGLYPDIALEISTDDRFEDIVAKGFDAGLRLGENLEADMIAVRASGPWRGAIVASPGYFDNHSVPLHPRDLMQHRCIRRRFSSGRIYRWELEKDGRSLVVDVQGPLILSDQSLIRRAAIDGAGLAFVFEQRIEEDIKAGRLVRVLGDWCAPFDGFYIYYPSRRQMRPALRAFVDFFRYKA, encoded by the coding sequence ATGAACCGCATTCAGCTATCGCAACTGGCCGTATTGGCTGCCGTCGCCGAAGGTCGCAGCTTCCGCAAGGCCGCTGCCGAACTTGGCATCGCACCATCCGCTGTCAGCCATGCAGTCTCGACGCTGGAAGAAAGCCTGGGTTTACGCCTTCTGCACCGCACCACACGCAGCGTTTCGCCCACAGAGGAGGGGAGGCGTTTGCTGGAGACGCTGGCCCCCGCCTTGGCCGATATCGATGCGGTCATCGATACGCTTGCCGAGCATGGCGGCCGCCCCGCCGGGCCGTTACGCGTCACACTACCACGCCTTGCGGCGGAAGATCTGCTGATGCCGCGCATCAGCGAGTTTCTCGGTCTTTATCCTGACATCGCGCTGGAAATCTCCACCGACGACCGGTTTGAAGACATCGTTGCCAAAGGGTTTGATGCGGGCCTGCGGTTGGGTGAAAATCTGGAGGCGGATATGATTGCCGTGCGTGCCAGCGGTCCGTGGCGCGGCGCAATTGTCGCGTCACCCGGCTATTTCGACAATCATTCCGTGCCACTTCATCCCCGTGATTTGATGCAGCATCGCTGTATCCGCCGTCGGTTTTCCAGTGGTCGGATCTATCGCTGGGAATTGGAAAAGGACGGGCGGTCGTTGGTGGTGGATGTGCAAGGGCCACTGATCCTGTCAGATCAGAGCCTCATCCGCCGCGCCGCCATTGACGGGGCAGGCCTTGCCTTCGTTTTCGAACAGCGCATCGAAGAGGATATCAAGGCGGGCAGACTTGTCCGTGTGCTGGGCGACTGGTGTGCACCCTTTGACGGCTTCTACATTTATTATCCCTCGCGCCGGCAGATGCGTCCGGCGCTGAGGGCTTTTGTGGATTTTTTCCGCTACAAGGCCTAG
- a CDS encoding GNAT family N-acetyltransferase: protein MALTIRDARSQYHADWLRLWADYLAFYRVNLAEDVTAHTWERIIDPASRVSMRLAVLDDKPVGFAIHHFHDSTWVKTPDCYLEDLFIDETIRGKGIGRALMDDLIAICKEKGWSRLYWHTNEDNAQARKLYDSYVKSDGHIRYRVKF, encoded by the coding sequence ATGGCACTGACAATTCGTGATGCCCGCAGCCAGTATCATGCAGACTGGCTGCGGCTATGGGCTGATTATCTGGCCTTCTACAGGGTCAATCTCGCCGAGGATGTGACGGCTCATACCTGGGAGCGGATCATCGATCCCGCCTCGCGGGTCTCCATGCGCCTTGCGGTGCTGGATGATAAACCCGTCGGTTTTGCCATTCATCATTTCCACGACTCGACTTGGGTCAAGACGCCGGACTGTTATCTGGAGGATCTGTTTATTGACGAAACGATCCGCGGAAAGGGTATCGGGCGCGCGCTGATGGACGATCTGATTGCCATCTGCAAGGAAAAAGGCTGGTCTCGACTCTATTGGCACACCAATGAAGACAACGCCCAAGCCCGCAAGCTTTACGACAGCTACGTGAAGAGCGACGGGCACATCCGCTATCGCGTCAAGTTTTGA
- a CDS encoding aldo/keto reductase has product MEKRALGRTGLSVAPIVFGGNVFGWTADEKTSFQLLDAFFDAGFNAIDTADVYSAWVPGHQGGESEAIIGKWLKQSSVKREDAVIVTKVGFDNNERKTGLSAAWIAQAVDDSLRRLQTDYIDLYLAHKPDADVPLEETLNAFAKLKEQGKIRSIGCSNYDAAQLQQSLDVAAKTDLPRYDVLQPEYNLYNRAAFEGPLADLCVREDIGVINYYSLAAGFLTGKYRNKADTEGVARSYRVGEYVNARGLAVLGAMDTIAVETGAKLADIALAWLLRKPAVTAPIASATSLSQLESFKRAVNLDLTDEMMTLLDKAGA; this is encoded by the coding sequence GTGGAAAAACGCGCACTTGGCCGCACAGGTCTTTCCGTCGCCCCGATCGTATTTGGTGGCAATGTCTTCGGTTGGACGGCGGATGAAAAAACATCCTTCCAGCTTCTCGATGCTTTTTTCGACGCCGGTTTCAACGCCATCGACACGGCAGACGTGTACTCCGCATGGGTTCCAGGCCATCAGGGCGGCGAGTCCGAGGCGATCATCGGCAAATGGTTGAAACAGAGCTCCGTGAAGCGTGAAGACGCAGTAATCGTCACCAAGGTCGGCTTCGACAACAACGAACGCAAGACCGGCCTCAGCGCCGCGTGGATCGCGCAGGCCGTGGACGATTCACTACGCCGCCTTCAGACCGATTACATCGATCTCTATCTCGCCCATAAACCAGACGCGGACGTGCCGCTGGAGGAGACGCTCAATGCCTTCGCCAAGCTGAAAGAACAAGGCAAGATTCGCTCCATCGGTTGCTCAAACTATGATGCCGCGCAGCTTCAGCAGTCGCTCGACGTCGCAGCCAAAACCGATCTGCCTCGTTACGATGTTCTTCAGCCAGAGTATAACCTCTACAACCGTGCCGCCTTCGAAGGCCCGCTGGCCGATCTCTGCGTCAGGGAAGACATCGGCGTCATCAACTATTACAGCCTTGCGGCGGGCTTCCTCACCGGCAAATATCGCAACAAGGCCGATACGGAGGGTGTTGCGCGCAGTTATCGTGTCGGCGAATACGTCAATGCTCGCGGCCTTGCGGTTCTCGGCGCCATGGACACCATTGCCGTGGAAACCGGTGCAAAGCTTGCAGACATCGCCCTGGCGTGGCTGCTGCGCAAACCGGCTGTGACGGCGCCGATTGCCAGCGCGACAAGCCTTTCCCAGCTTGAAAGCTTCAAGCGTGCCGTCAATCTCGACCTCACCGACGAGATGATGACGTTGCTCGACAAGGCTGGTGCGTGA
- a CDS encoding GlxA family transcriptional regulator, with product MDHGGTHIIPFYTVVPPHALLLDIAGPLEVIRYANEAQSDIHFDCHYIAAHSVQSSSIGLGICGLEALPDSLPDNAFVLISGARSRFDGEPDAERERRTLSNWLRRTTRADTTVISICSGALLAGEAGLFDGLSCTTHADCIEELRRIAPLSQVVENRLFVQSGKRFSSAGISTGIDLLLHIVSQMTSPSVATRIAKTMVIYLRRSGNDPQISPWFTGRNHIHPAIHRVQDRVMAEPANNWRLEELADVAALSERHLSRLFRDHAGMGVIDYVNLMRINLAREILSHTRLGMEAIAEKAGFSSARHFRRVWQQHNTHSPSHFRHLKG from the coding sequence ATGGATCACGGCGGCACGCATATCATTCCGTTCTACACCGTTGTGCCGCCGCACGCTCTTTTGCTGGATATTGCCGGACCGCTGGAAGTCATTCGCTACGCCAATGAGGCGCAGAGCGATATCCATTTCGATTGCCACTACATCGCCGCCCATTCGGTGCAGTCCTCATCCATCGGCCTTGGCATTTGCGGGCTGGAGGCTTTGCCGGACAGTCTTCCCGACAATGCCTTTGTGCTGATCTCTGGCGCCCGATCACGGTTCGACGGAGAACCCGATGCCGAACGGGAAAGGCGAACTCTTTCGAACTGGCTACGCCGTACAACGCGGGCGGACACGACAGTCATTTCGATTTGCTCAGGCGCTCTTCTTGCTGGCGAAGCAGGGTTGTTCGATGGTCTTAGCTGCACGACCCACGCAGACTGCATTGAGGAACTGCGCCGGATTGCGCCGCTGTCTCAGGTCGTTGAAAACCGCTTGTTCGTCCAGAGTGGAAAACGCTTCTCCAGTGCCGGCATTTCAACCGGCATCGATCTTCTGCTGCATATCGTTTCGCAGATGACATCACCCTCTGTGGCTACGCGCATTGCCAAGACCATGGTGATTTACCTGAGACGCAGCGGTAATGATCCACAAATTTCCCCGTGGTTTACCGGCCGCAACCATATCCATCCCGCCATTCACAGGGTTCAGGACAGGGTCATGGCGGAGCCTGCAAACAACTGGAGGCTCGAGGAACTGGCCGATGTCGCCGCACTCAGCGAACGCCATCTATCCCGTCTGTTTCGCGACCACGCCGGCATGGGCGTGATCGATTACGTCAACCTCATGCGGATCAATCTTGCCCGCGAAATTCTCAGTCATACGCGTCTCGGCATGGAAGCCATTGCCGAGAAAGCAGGGTTTTCCTCGGCGCGGCATTTCAGGCGGGTCTGGCAGCAGCACAATACCCATTCACCCAGCCATTTTCGCCACCTGAAAGGTTAG
- a CDS encoding isochorismatase family protein encodes MSLLNTALLVIDVQESFRHAPYFDNSEVSAFLGKQQALIDGAQAAGIPVVQIFHVDGDKAFSQESGYVRTLEGLRLTPSVTFHKNRHSAFAGTGLDIWLTKNGINRLIVSGIRTEQCCETTTRNASDLGYSVDYVTEATLTFPMTHSSGATFSAEDIRTRTELVVAGRFARITTVEGALETTRKAA; translated from the coding sequence ATGTCCCTTCTGAATACGGCACTGCTCGTGATCGATGTGCAAGAGTCCTTTCGGCACGCGCCCTATTTCGATAACAGCGAAGTTTCAGCCTTCCTCGGCAAACAGCAGGCGTTGATCGACGGCGCACAGGCTGCGGGTATTCCTGTCGTGCAGATATTTCACGTCGACGGCGACAAGGCGTTTTCGCAAGAGAGCGGTTATGTCCGCACCCTAGAGGGCTTGCGCCTTACCCCTTCGGTCACCTTTCACAAGAACCGCCATTCGGCATTTGCCGGGACTGGCCTCGATATCTGGTTGACGAAAAACGGCATCAACAGGCTCATCGTCTCCGGCATCCGCACCGAACAATGCTGCGAAACCACGACCCGGAACGCTTCCGACCTTGGCTACAGCGTCGATTATGTGACGGAAGCCACATTGACCTTTCCGATGACACATTCATCCGGTGCAACGTTCAGCGCAGAGGATATCCGCACCCGTACCGAACTGGTTGTGGCCGGACGTTTCGCCCGTATTACTACCGTCGAGGGAGCACTCGAAACCACACGCAAGGCTGCATGA
- a CDS encoding Gfo/Idh/MocA family oxidoreductase — protein sequence MLRFGIISTAKIAQDHVIPAIQDARDCVVTAIASRDLGKARSVADRFSAPHAFGSYEEMLASDVIDAVYIPLPTSQHVEWTIKAAEAGKHVLCEKPIALKAQEIDSLIAARDRNGVVISEAFMVTYAPVWQKVKDLLAEGAIGTLKHVQGAFSYFNRDPGNMRNIPELGGGALPDIGVYPTIVTRFATGAEPQRVQASVERDKEFGTDIYSSVRADFGDFELSFYLATQLAARQVMVFHGTDGYIEVKSPFNANRWGAEEIELTNQAHSQSQIFRFQDSRQYKLEAEAFARAVRGESEVVSLESSKKNQLFIDAIYRAGEKDGWEQV from the coding sequence ATGCTGCGTTTCGGAATAATCTCGACGGCGAAGATCGCTCAGGATCACGTTATTCCGGCAATACAGGACGCGCGAGATTGCGTTGTGACGGCCATCGCCAGCCGCGATCTCGGCAAAGCCCGCAGCGTTGCCGATCGCTTTTCGGCGCCACATGCTTTCGGTTCTTATGAAGAGATGCTCGCATCAGATGTTATCGACGCCGTCTACATCCCGCTGCCGACATCTCAGCATGTCGAATGGACAATCAAGGCCGCAGAGGCCGGCAAACATGTTTTGTGCGAAAAGCCAATCGCTCTTAAAGCGCAGGAAATCGACAGCCTGATCGCTGCGCGCGATCGCAACGGCGTGGTTATCTCCGAAGCCTTTATGGTGACCTACGCGCCGGTTTGGCAGAAGGTGAAGGATTTGTTGGCGGAAGGCGCGATTGGCACGCTGAAACACGTGCAGGGAGCATTCAGCTACTTCAACCGAGACCCGGGCAACATGCGCAATATTCCGGAACTTGGCGGTGGCGCCTTGCCCGATATCGGCGTCTACCCGACAATTGTCACCCGCTTTGCAACGGGCGCCGAACCGCAGCGGGTGCAGGCGAGCGTCGAGCGGGACAAGGAATTTGGTACGGATATCTATTCCAGCGTTCGCGCAGATTTCGGTGATTTCGAGCTCAGCTTCTACCTCGCGACGCAACTCGCTGCCCGTCAGGTCATGGTGTTTCACGGCACGGATGGCTACATTGAGGTCAAGTCTCCCTTTAATGCCAACCGCTGGGGCGCGGAGGAGATCGAATTGACAAATCAGGCGCACAGCCAGTCACAAATCTTCCGTTTTCAGGATAGCCGTCAATATAAACTCGAAGCCGAGGCATTCGCCCGTGCCGTTCGGGGCGAGAGTGAGGTTGTCAGCCTGGAAAGCTCAAAGAAAAATCAGCTCTTCATTGATGCCATCTACCGCGCCGGCGAAAAGGACGGTTGGGAGCAGGTTTAA